The Nocardioides sp. cx-173 genome segment CGACGACCTCAAGGCCAAGCTCGCCGCGGTGACCCGCGGCGAGGCCTTCCTGCTCCAGGGCGGCGACTGCGCCGAGACCTTCTCCGGCGTCACCGCCGACAACGTCCGCAACAAGCTGCGGGTGCTGCTGCAGATGGCCGTCGTGCTGACCTACGCCGCCTCCGTGCCGGTCGTGAAGCTGGGCCGCCTCGCCGGCCAGTACGCCAAGCCGCGCAGCTCCGACCTCGAGACCCGCGGCGACGTCACGCTGCCGGCGTACCGCGGCGACGCCGTCAACGGCTACGACTTCACCGCCGAGTCGCGCGTGCACGACCCGCAGCGGCTCGTCGACGTCTACAACGCGTCGGCGTCCACGCTCAACCTGGTGCGCGCCTTCGTCACCGGCGGCTACGCCGACCTGCGCCAGGTCCACACCTGGAACACCGACTTCGTGCGCGACTCGGTCGTGGGCCAGCAGTACGAGAAGCTGGCGCACGAGATCGACCGCGCGATGTCCTTCATGAAGGCGATCGGCGCGGACCCCGACGAGTTCCACCGGGTCGACTTCCACTCCTCGCACGAGGCCCTGGTGCTCGAGTACGAGCACGCGATGACCCGCATCGACTCACGCACGCAGCTGCCCTACGACGTCTCCGCCCACTTCCTGTGGATCGGTGAGCGCACCCGGCAGCTCGACAACGCGCACGTCGAGCTGCTGCGCCACATCCAGAACCCGATCGGCGTCAAGCTCGGCCCGTCGACCACCCCCGACGACGCGCTCGCGCTCGCCGCGCGCCTCAACCCCGACAACGAGGCCGGGCGCCTGACCTTCATCACCCGCTTCGGCGCCGGCAAGATCCGCGACGGGCTGCCGCAGCTGGTCGAGAAGGTCACCGCGGAGGGCGTCAACGTCGCCTGGGTCTGCGACCCCATGCACGGCAACACCTTCGAGGCCAGCTCGGGCTACAAGACCCGCGCGTTCGGCGACGTGATCGACGAGGTCCAGGGCTTCTTCGACGTCCACCACGGCCTCGGCACCTGGCCCGGTGGCATCCACGTGGAGCTGACCGGCGACGACGTCACCGAGTGCGTCGGCGGCGGCGAGGCCCTGCTGGAGGCCGACCTGGGCGGGCGCTACGAGTCGGTCTGCGACCCGCGCCTCAACCGGGTCCAGTCCCTCGAGCTGGCCTTCCTGGTCGCCGAGATGCTCCGCCGCGCCTGATGATCGACCTGCGCAGCGACACGGTCACGCAGCCGACCGAGGCGATGCGCGCGGCGATGGCGCGCGCCGACGTCGGGGATGACGTCTACGGCGAGGACCCCACCGTCCTGGAGCTCCAGGAGCGCGTGGCCGGCCTGCTCGGCCACGAGGCGGCGCTGTTCACCCCGACCGGGTCGATGGCCAACGTCCTCGCGGTCCGCTCCCTCGTCGCTCCGGGCCAGGAGGTCCTCTGCGAGGCGAGCGCCCACATCGCGCGCGCCGAGCTCGGCGCCCACGGCGCGTACAACGGGGTCACCATGCGCACCTGGGTGCACCCCCGTGGGCAGGTCGACCTGCCGATGATCCAGGGCATGTTCGCCCCCGAGCTGGGCCCGTTCTTCGTGCGGACCACGGCCATCTCGGTCGAGAACACCCACAACTTCGCCGGGGGAGCGGTGCTCCCGCTGGCGGACCTGCGCGACCTGCGCGAGTACGCCGTCGGCGCCGGCGCCGCGGTCCATCTCGACGGTGCCCGGATCTGGAACGCGCACGTCGCGACCGGCACCCCCCTCGCCGAGTACGGCGCCGTGGCCGACGTCATCGCCGTGTGCCTGTCCAAAGGGCTGGGCGCCCCGGTGGGCTCACTGATGGTCGGCAGCCGCGACGCCATCGACGAGGCCCGGATCTGGCGCAAGCGCATGGGCGGCGGGATGCGCCAGGTCGGCGTGCTCGCCGCGGCCGGGCTGCACGCCCTCGACCACCACGTCGAGCGGCTCGCCGACGACCACACCCACGCCCGGCTCCTCGCCGAGGCGTGCGGGGTCGACCCCGCGACCGTGGACACCAACATCGTCGTCGTCCCGCGCCAGGACGCCGCCGACTTCGTGGTCCGCGCGGCCGAGGCCGGAGTGCGCGTCGCCGTCGTCGGCCCGACCGTCGTACGGCTGGTGACGCATCTCGGTGTCACCCGCGACGACGCCGAGCGCGCCGCGAAGGTCCTGGGCGCGCTGTAGTCCCTGGCGTCGAACGGCGGGTGTGAAACTCACGGCTCCCGCATGGAGTTTCGTCGGGGAGGCGTGAGTTTCACCGGGTGCCCGGTGAAACTTGATGCGGTCCGCGGCCGGGTGCGGCCAGGCGGTACCTCGCGACTCATCGGTCACCTTTGCCGCACCACCAGCGTGAAACTCACGGCTCCCGCATGAAGCTTCGTCGGGGAAGCGTGAGTTTCACCGGGTGCCCGGTGAATCTCCTCCCCGCGCCGCTACCTCACGCCGGCGTGCCAACCAGCGCGACGTCGCTGATCGCGGTGTAGTTGCGGGCTGAGCGGCCCGAGCCGGGGGCGGAGACCTCGACGAGGCGCAAGGTGACCGTGGAGGTGGTGACCGAGTCGACGTCGATGGTCTGCAGGCGGCGGGTCTGCTCGAGGTTCTGGGTGAGCGTCGTGCCGTCGTCGAAGCTCCACTCCGCGACCAGGACGCGGCGGTTGCCGCGGTACCAGTCGAGGGTGCGGTCGCCGTCCGGGGAGCTCTTCGCGTAGCCGTTGACCATGCCGACCTGCGTCAGCGTGGTCTCGGCACCGAGGCTCAGCGTGATCGTGGATCCGCTGCCGTCGCCCGGCATCCGCCAGCAGGTGGTCGCGACCCCGTCGAGCAGGTTGCGCGCCTCGTAGCGCACCAGGTTGCCGTCGACGTCGGTGTTGGGCGGTGCCGTGCGCGGGACCTTGGCCGTGGCCAGGCGGGCCACGTTCTCGGGCTCACCCGGCTCGGCGGGCTCGGACGGTGTCGGCGTCGGCGTGGGCGTGGGGGTCGGCGTCGGAGTGGGCGCCTCGCTGGTCGGCGTCGGGGTGGGGGCGGGGTCCTTCGCCGACCCCTCGTCGTCACCGCCGCCGGTCACCAGCAGCACCACCCCGAGCGTTGCCACCAGCACCAGAGCGACGGCGCCGAGCGCCCAGGGCAGCCACCCCGGCCGGCTGGACCCGGGGGCGCGGTGCCCCGAGGGGGCGTACGCCGGCGGGGGACCGCTCGGCCTGGGGCCGCGGACCTCGTCGGCGTACAGCGGGAACCGCGGCTGCGCCGGTGCGTGCAGCACCGGGGGCGGCGGGGCCGGGCCCTCGGCGGGGCGTGAGGGGTCCACGACGGCCGGCCGCTCGGCCGTGTCGGTCGGCCCGGCGCCGGGCGCCGGATGCCCGCAGTCGAGGCAGTAGCGGCCCACCCCCAGCGGGTGCCCGCACCTCTCACACGTCTCCACGCGCGGAAGCCTAGGGCCTCTGCTCCCGGCCCTCCACGCGGATCCGCTCCCCGGCGCCCACGCGACCCACCGCGGGGGGCAGCTTGCGCACGGCGCCGGCCAGCTCGCGCAGGTCGCTGCCGAGGAGGGCCTGGGGCCCGTCGCACAGCGCGGTCTCGGGGGCCGGGTGGACGTCGACGATGATCCCGTCGGCGCCCACGGCGATCGCGGCGCGCGAGAGCGGCACCACGAGGTCCTTGCGGCCGGCGGCGTGGGAGGGGTCGACGATGATCGGCAGGTGGCTGGTCGCCTGGACCACCGGCACCGCGGAGATGTCGAGGGTGTTGCGGGTGGCCGGCTCGAAGGTCCGGATGCCGCGCTCGCACAGCACGATGTCGAGGTTGCCGCGCTGGGCGACGTACTCGGCCGCCATCAGCCACTCCTCGATGGTCGCGGTCATGCCGCGCTTGAGGAGCACCGGCTTGCCGGCGTCGCCGACGGCCTGAAGCAGGCCGAAGTTGGCCATGTTGCGGGTGCCGACCTGCAGCATGTCGACATGCTCGGCGACCACCTGGACGTCGCGCGCGTCGACCACCTCGGTGACGACCGGCAGCCCGGTGGCGGCGCCTACCTCGGCGAGGATCTCCAGTCCGGCGAGGCCGAGGCCCTGGAAGGCGTACGGCGAGGTCCGCGGCTTGAAGGCGCCGCCGCGCAGGATCGTGGCGCCCGCGGATCGCGCCATCTGCGCCGCGGCGAGCGTCTGCTCGGCCGTCTCCACGGCACACGGCCCGGCCAGGAAGGTGAACGTGTCGGGACCGATCGGCACCTGGGCGCCCGGGCGGCCGACCCAGACCGTCGAGCGGGTCGCGTGGTGCTGGCGGCTCACCAGCTTGTAGGGGTCGCTGATCCGGTGCACGTCGGCGACGCCGCGCAGGGTGCGCAGGTTGAGGTGGTGGAAGGACTCGATGTCCCCGACCAGCCCGATGATGGTGCGGACCACGCCCTTGGAGACGAAGGCCTCGCCGCCGACCGCCTCGACCTTCTCGACGACGTGCGCGACGTCCTCGTCGGTGGCGTCCGGTGACATGACGACGACCATGGGGTTCCTCTTCTCGGTGCGTGCCCGACCCGGCCCGGACAGCACGACGCCCCGGTCGGTGGCCGGGGCGGTGGATGGAGTGTGAGCGCGTCTAGACGGCTCGCACGGGGATGCCCGGCGAGTGCCCAAAGAGATACGTGTGCGTCACGGGGGCGACTCTAGCCACCCTGGAGGCCTGCCGACCGGCCCGGCTCACACCGCGAGACGCCGGGCGGCCACGCGCGAGCGCAGCTCCTTCAGCAGCGGGATGTCGCGGGTGTCGGCGTCGCGCGAGTCCGGGGTCTCGAGGATGAACGGCACGCCCTCGGTGGCCGGGTGCGCGAAGAGCTCCTCGAACGCACCGGTCCCGATGTGACCCTCGCCGATGCGCTGGTGGCGGTCCTTGAAGGCCCCGCGGACGTCCATCGAGTCGTTGGCATGCACCAGCCGCAGCCGGCCGGGCCCGCCGATCTCGACGATCCGGTCGAGGGTGGCGGTGGTGCCGCCGGGCTCGTCGAGCGGAGCGCCCGCGGCGAAGACGTGGCAGGTGTCGAGGCAGATCCCGGCCTTGGGGTGATGGTCGAGCGCGTCGAGGTAGCCGGTGAGGTCCTCCACGCCGGCGCACAGCGACCGGCCCTGGCCGGCGGTCGGCTCGAGCAGCAGCCACGGCGCCGCGTCGTCGGCGACCGCGTCGAGGATCGGCAGCAGCGCCTCGCGCACCTGGCGCATCGCGGCGGCGTGCCGCTCGGCGCCGCCATCGGGGTCGACGTAGGAGCCGGTGTGGACCACGACGCCCTCGGCGCCGATCTCGGCCGCCCGGCGCAGGTTGTGCGCCACCAGCGCCACCGAGCTCTCGTACGTCGCGGGCGTGGGGGAGCCGAGGTTGACCAGGTACGGCGTGTGGATGAAGGTCCGCATCCCGCGGCGCTCGGTCTCGGCGCGGAACCGCGCGTCGTCGGCGGGCTTGCCCGCCGAGCGCGCCCACCCGCGGGGGTTGCCCACGAAGACCTGGATGGTCTCGGCGCCGACCACGTCGGCGTTGGCCAGCGCCCCCTCGGCGAGCCCCTTGCCGACCAGGACGTGGGTGCCGATCGGGTTGCGCATGGGAGGAACGCTATCCGGCGCCGGATTGCCTAAGCATCTTAGGTAGAAGCATGATGACGCTAGGAAATGAGGGGGGAGCCATGCGCGCCGGCATCACCAAGGACCGGCTGGCCCGGGCGGGGGCGGAGCTCGCCGACGAGGTCGGCTTCGACCAGGTCACGCTCACGGAGGTGGCGCGCCGCTTCGGCGTCAAGGTGGCCAGCCTGTACTCCCACGTCGCCGGCTCCGAGGACCTGCGCCGACGGATCGCCCTGCTCGCCCTCGAGGAGCTGGCCGACCGCGGCGACGCGGCCCTGGCCGGTCGCTCGGGCCGCGACGCGCTGGCCGCCCTGGGCGACGTCTACCGCGACTACGCACGCGAGCACCCGGGTCGCTACGCCGCGGCTCAGCTCCCGCTCGACACCGAGACGGCGCGGGCGAGCGCCGGGCCCCGGCACGCCGCGATGGCGCGGGCCGTGCTGCGCGGCTACGACCTGGCCGAGCCCGACGCCACGCACGCCGTACGGCTGCTGGGAAGCGTCTTCCGCGGCTTCGTCGACCAGGAGCTCGCCGGTGCCTTCAGCCACAGCGAGCCCGACTCCGCCACGTCCTGGCAGCGGGTGCTCGACGCGCTCGATGCCCTGCTCCGCAGCTG includes the following:
- a CDS encoding class II 3-deoxy-7-phosphoheptulonate synthase, yielding MATAPLSRTPPTSRRGRSAPAGESEFGRCRSAAYAGLVSSDIPDLAALHALGPAQQPTYADRDAVDAAVARLRTAPPLVFAGECDDLKAKLAAVTRGEAFLLQGGDCAETFSGVTADNVRNKLRVLLQMAVVLTYAASVPVVKLGRLAGQYAKPRSSDLETRGDVTLPAYRGDAVNGYDFTAESRVHDPQRLVDVYNASASTLNLVRAFVTGGYADLRQVHTWNTDFVRDSVVGQQYEKLAHEIDRAMSFMKAIGADPDEFHRVDFHSSHEALVLEYEHAMTRIDSRTQLPYDVSAHFLWIGERTRQLDNAHVELLRHIQNPIGVKLGPSTTPDDALALAARLNPDNEAGRLTFITRFGAGKIRDGLPQLVEKVTAEGVNVAWVCDPMHGNTFEASSGYKTRAFGDVIDEVQGFFDVHHGLGTWPGGIHVELTGDDVTECVGGGEALLEADLGGRYESVCDPRLNRVQSLELAFLVAEMLRRA
- a CDS encoding threonine aldolase family protein, producing the protein MIDLRSDTVTQPTEAMRAAMARADVGDDVYGEDPTVLELQERVAGLLGHEAALFTPTGSMANVLAVRSLVAPGQEVLCEASAHIARAELGAHGAYNGVTMRTWVHPRGQVDLPMIQGMFAPELGPFFVRTTAISVENTHNFAGGAVLPLADLRDLREYAVGAGAAVHLDGARIWNAHVATGTPLAEYGAVADVIAVCLSKGLGAPVGSLMVGSRDAIDEARIWRKRMGGGMRQVGVLAAAGLHALDHHVERLADDHTHARLLAEACGVDPATVDTNIVVVPRQDAADFVVRAAEAGVRVAVVGPTVVRLVTHLGVTRDDAERAAKVLGAL
- a CDS encoding discoidin domain-containing protein codes for the protein METCERCGHPLGVGRYCLDCGHPAPGAGPTDTAERPAVVDPSRPAEGPAPPPPVLHAPAQPRFPLYADEVRGPRPSGPPPAYAPSGHRAPGSSRPGWLPWALGAVALVLVATLGVVLLVTGGGDDEGSAKDPAPTPTPTSEAPTPTPTPTPTPTPTPSEPAEPGEPENVARLATAKVPRTAPPNTDVDGNLVRYEARNLLDGVATTCWRMPGDGSGSTITLSLGAETTLTQVGMVNGYAKSSPDGDRTLDWYRGNRRVLVAEWSFDDGTTLTQNLEQTRRLQTIDVDSVTTSTVTLRLVEVSAPGSGRSARNYTAISDVALVGTPA
- the aroF gene encoding 3-deoxy-7-phosphoheptulonate synthase; translation: MVVVMSPDATDEDVAHVVEKVEAVGGEAFVSKGVVRTIIGLVGDIESFHHLNLRTLRGVADVHRISDPYKLVSRQHHATRSTVWVGRPGAQVPIGPDTFTFLAGPCAVETAEQTLAAAQMARSAGATILRGGAFKPRTSPYAFQGLGLAGLEILAEVGAATGLPVVTEVVDARDVQVVAEHVDMLQVGTRNMANFGLLQAVGDAGKPVLLKRGMTATIEEWLMAAEYVAQRGNLDIVLCERGIRTFEPATRNTLDISAVPVVQATSHLPIIVDPSHAAGRKDLVVPLSRAAIAVGADGIIVDVHPAPETALCDGPQALLGSDLRELAGAVRKLPPAVGRVGAGERIRVEGREQRP
- a CDS encoding deoxyribonuclease IV, producing the protein MRNPIGTHVLVGKGLAEGALANADVVGAETIQVFVGNPRGWARSAGKPADDARFRAETERRGMRTFIHTPYLVNLGSPTPATYESSVALVAHNLRRAAEIGAEGVVVHTGSYVDPDGGAERHAAAMRQVREALLPILDAVADDAAPWLLLEPTAGQGRSLCAGVEDLTGYLDALDHHPKAGICLDTCHVFAAGAPLDEPGGTTATLDRIVEIGGPGRLRLVHANDSMDVRGAFKDRHQRIGEGHIGTGAFEELFAHPATEGVPFILETPDSRDADTRDIPLLKELRSRVAARRLAV
- a CDS encoding TetR/AcrR family transcriptional regulator — translated: MRAGITKDRLARAGAELADEVGFDQVTLTEVARRFGVKVASLYSHVAGSEDLRRRIALLALEELADRGDAALAGRSGRDALAALGDVYRDYAREHPGRYAAAQLPLDTETARASAGPRHAAMARAVLRGYDLAEPDATHAVRLLGSVFRGFVDQELAGAFSHSEPDSATSWQRVLDALDALLRSWPTTTERS